The following proteins are co-located in the Solea senegalensis isolate Sse05_10M linkage group LG12, IFAPA_SoseM_1, whole genome shotgun sequence genome:
- the si:dkey-27i16.2 gene encoding regulator of cell cycle RGCC-like, which yields MSSHVSTDLELELGELLQEFQDVVEELKAPSQSKPHAYQHILQGAKNRTGHGDDSGVEDSDYSSEASLGNSLNTSEEELHTAGITLAPKAKLGDTSELESFIDMLDRELAEM from the exons ATGTCCTCACATGTTTCCACAG ACTTGGAGCTGGAGCTGGGTGAGCTGCTCCAGGAGTTCCAGGATgtggtggaggagctgaaggCACCCTCTCAAAGCAAACCACACGCCTACCAGCACATACTGCAGGGGGCCAAAAATCGCACGGGGCATGGGGACGACAGCGGAGTGGAGGACTCCGATTACA GCAGTGAAGCTTCTTTGGGAAACAGTTTGAACACCAGTGAGGAGGAGCTTCACACAGCAGGAATAACGCTGGCACCGAAAG CCAAGCTGGGAGACACAAGCGAGCTTGAGAGTTTTATTGACATGTTGGACCGGGAACTTGCTG AGATGTGA